The DNA region GATGGACACCGTCGCCGCCTACCACTTCGGCTGGATCGACGAGTCCGGCCGTCCCTCCGAGGCGGACGGCGGCAAGGCCGTACGGCCCGCGCTCGCGCTGCTGTCGGCCGAGGTGACCGGCGCACCGCCGGAGACGGGCCTCCCAGGCGCCGTAGCAGTCGAGCTGGTGCACAACTTCTCGCTCCTGCACGACGACCTGATGGACGGCGACGAGCAGCGGCGCCACCGCGACACCGTGTGGAAGGTTCACGGACCGGCCCAGGCGATCCTCGTCGGCGACGCGCTCTTCGCACTCGCCAACGAGATACTGCTGGAGCTGGGCACACCCGAGGCCGGCCGCGCCACACAGCGGCTGACACGGGCCAGCCGCAGCCTCATCGACGGCCAGGCCCAGGACATCTCCTACGAGCACCGCGAACAGGTCACGGTCGAGGAGTGCCTGGAGATGGAGGGCAACAAGACCGGCGCGCTGCTGGCCTGCGCCGTCTCCATCGGGGCCGTGCTCGGAGGCGCCGACGACCGCACCGCAGACGCCCTGGAGTCGTACGGCTACCACCTGGGGCTCGCCTTCCAGGCGGTCGACGACCTGCTGGGCATCTGGGGCGACCCGGGGGCCACCGGCAAGCAGACCTGGAGCGACCTGCGGCAGCGCAAGAAGTCGCTGCCCGTGGTGGCGGCCCTCGCCGCCCCGGACCCGGCCGCCACCCGGCTCGCCGAGCTGATGAGGAACGACGCGAAGAAGAGCCAGGCGGAGTTCGAGGACTTCGACGAGGCCGAGTTCGCCACGCGTGCCGCGCTGATCGAGGAGGCGGGCGGACGCGAATGGACCTCGGCGGAGGCACAGCGGCAGCACGCCACCGCCCTCGCCGCCCTCAAGCCGCTGGAGATGCCCGGCCACGTGCGCGAACAGCTCACCGCGCTGGCCGACTTCGTCGTCGTACGACAGAGATGACCATCGCCCCGGCGCTCGGGGCGTCGCCGGAGCA from Streptomyces marispadix includes:
- a CDS encoding polyprenyl synthetase family protein, whose amino-acid sequence is MTTANQRSVVDNTSVSALLERGRRLATPVLRAAVARLAPPMDTVAAYHFGWIDESGRPSEADGGKAVRPALALLSAEVTGAPPETGLPGAVAVELVHNFSLLHDDLMDGDEQRRHRDTVWKVHGPAQAILVGDALFALANEILLELGTPEAGRATQRLTRASRSLIDGQAQDISYEHREQVTVEECLEMEGNKTGALLACAVSIGAVLGGADDRTADALESYGYHLGLAFQAVDDLLGIWGDPGATGKQTWSDLRQRKKSLPVVAALAAPDPAATRLAELMRNDAKKSQAEFEDFDEAEFATRAALIEEAGGREWTSAEAQRQHATALAALKPLEMPGHVREQLTALADFVVVRQR